Below is a genomic region from Silurus meridionalis isolate SWU-2019-XX chromosome 1, ASM1480568v1, whole genome shotgun sequence.
GTGAGCAAGCCGTGCTCGGTTCTCATCCAAAATCTTCACGGCTTCTTGATGTTCCATCTTAAACCCGGTTTATTACCAGATCACTCTTGTGGAACCTCTGTTTCTATCCCAGGTGTGTCTCTGAGATTCGAGTCATTTTACAGGAAGATTAAACCatattataatgaattataaCATACAGTAAATAGTAAAAGGAACCTGAGATAATAGACATaaacaagtattgggacacctgattttttgtgcttcttctgcgaaatgttaccacaaatataaatgcacacaattgtactttggatgctgtagcatgagattttcacttgaactgggagacccaaatctgtttcatTTCCCtgtgcagctccatgaagatatgctttatctGGTTTGGATTTGGAGGCAAAGCTCCTGCTGTAGAACTTAAACCCTATTGATGACTTTTAGGATGAATTCTTTGTGCTGACTGTATCCCAGGCCTTTTCACCTCACCGATATCAGTACTTGACCTCACTAACACActtaaatctcacacaaatctccataaaatcgagtggaacatcttcccagaagatttaAGGATATTATAAGGGTGTAGATGTGGAATAGGAGGTTCAAAAAGGAGGACATGCCACTGTTATGGTCAGGAATCCACAAACTTATGTATATACGCTGTCCAAGATTTTGATGTATGTCTCGGAAAAACACCGTTCTATTGTCCTCCATCTGAAATCGAGACCGGTTTAATACCAGAACCAGAccagaacaataaaaatatgtcAAAGGGTTTTAAGTAACTAGAATCcaatgtggaaagaaaaatcatgaaaataaacGAATCAAGTGAGAATCCGATCTGCAAAGAAACaaatcatgtgtaaaaaaatcacgattaaataaaaaagaaaaaacgtgtGAATCATAATACGTGAAGCCTCTAATAAGCACGTGTGTAAATGTCACACGAAGGTCACGTGTGTCTGAAGGTCTGGCGAATTTATTCAACACACAAGACGTTGCTCAGACGATGTCTTGATGACACTAGTGCTAAAatacaacaccacacacacacacacacacacatacacacaagtttacaaatatattaataactGGATATGGTGAAGAACTTCAGCTAAGGATAAAAAGGTCGCTCCTGCATTGATTCATGATTTTGTACAAGTCCTCTGGCAATGTCAGatccctgtctctctttctctctttctctcgctgtGCTTGAGGTCATTTATCGATcgtcttttcctttttttttttttttttaacactttgcTCCATGAATATGTTTCGCGTTATCCTGAGACGGGATGCGTTTTCTATTCTCGAAGGTGCGAGAGGGAAAAAGCAGGAGGAAAATCAAACCGTTTGTATACAACAGCGAACAAAAAGTGGTACACGAATCGCTACACGGAAAGCGCACTCTGGACAGACGTTGTGTTTTGTGACATGAACCtctccagctgtgtgtgtgtgtgtgtgtgtgtgtgtgtgtgtgtgtgtaggaattGTTTTGTACATGACTCAAATCAATGTTAGCATGTCACCTTAGCAAGGGCCTCGCTCTTCCGCTTTATTCATCTTCAGGTTTACTTTCTTCGTCTCACCTTTAAGGGCAAAATGCACTGCAGGATTTACCCAGAAGGCCATGCGAACTGAGGATGTATAGTCCTGGAGTTTATAAGAATGAATTACAGGTGAAACGTAGTTTTAAATTTGCACCAGTAGGCCGCAAGGGTTTGTGTCGATGGTGGAGAAACAGTGACACCTAGTggtctgcaaaaaaaacaacatactttatagttttttttaggaAGGGGCTTCAGTAGAAATAAAAgctacacgcacgcacacacacacacacaattacaaatacattataatgAGTTATAATTAGTGATGTACAGCTGGTggcatataaaaacaaaaagacttgaatgtgaataataggaataataataataataataataataataataataataatgaaaagaagaagaagaagtggttCAGCTTCCTGTTCCTGGTCAGGATGCTGGATACAGAGCCCATTCCAGGAACAGTGGACAtgaaagagaaaacacacacacacacacacacacacacacacacacacacacacacacacacacacactcatgctatgaagataaatgaattattattaatgtaataaaagtgGATAAGATTAATATTATGCTGGGATAGGATAAGTATCACAATATATTgggatatttcttattttttgaaATGGGATATCATTTTAGAAAAGCcgtcatttaaatataattttagaaaAGCTGCTAACCCGAACCCCTTACTACACATACTGTACCATGAAACCCTGTGCCAGCTCATACCCGTATCGCTCCTCAGTGACATTAGTGTATTGctatacatgaacacaattaataCCAAACAtggttattaaaatataaataaattagcatATGCACCTCATCGTTAAAGAAGTGGGATTGATGAAGActactgtattgtattattaGTATCAGTATTAATATTAGACTAGTAGTAGAAAGATGATCTAAATGCTAACTACAGTTTTACATCAGAAAACTACAATCCTATGGGAGGCAAGAAAACAGTCGAAAGACACAcattgttttctaaaaaaagatagaaaatgCAGCAGACATGCAGATAATTCAAATTTTAGgtttgtgtactgtatatagcaCTGTTCTTTAAACCACAAATCGAGTTTCATCTGATTATAAGATGAGGGCAAGTGCAGGTTCAGAGATAAGAAGATATAAAGTCAAAACAATACAACTGATATGAATCTTGTAcggattttttaaatatcgaTACTGCGTTTTCTGACAGTCCAGTTTCGTGTTTCCAAAAACTAAATACCGCGATACGCACGTGTATCGATATTTTCTTTCACCCTCAGTACAGAAgcaataaaactgaaaaaaggttATGAATTTGAAAGTAAGTACAGTTTATACACTGTATGAACGGATCTCTGGCCTTGGGTTTGGTTTATTCATATGGAGGTTTGCTCACTACCATTATTAGTGACCTGAGCTTACTGTATTGTATTTCTGAAACATGAAGGGTTTGTGTCTGGGGGCCGTTTGGAGAGAAAACATGTTGAAACCAAGCATTACTGAATCTCGCTTAgaggaacaaacacacacacacacacacacacacacacacacacacacacacacacacacaaaaaaaaaccctggctGTGTAAATTCAACTCAACTtccatgattttcatttaaatttcaaATATAGCACAGGGGCTCCATCTGAGTGTGTCCTCTGGGCTATTTTTATAAAGCAGATCCATAGTAGAGAGTGGAAATTGGACTGAAGCCTGCacgtgaatatgtgtgtgtagctgttttATTGcatacaagttaaaaaaaataaaaaaataaatacaaaaaacgaCGCCAAATCGGATGCttgcaacatttatttacataaaaacaaaacaaaactttcaGAACAGATTTTCTATTCCATtgttcacacattttttaattgacCATGATTATACAAATGATATAAAGAATAGagtttaatataaagaaaaataacaatcagaatcaaactaaaaaatgtaaagcGTCATCTGAACATCATATTTGCTCCAAATTCTTCATTCTGTGGACACAAAATAACACTTAATGTCAATTATGTCacattatattatttcattaatCTAATTATCTAATTAAAGGTCGACCGATTGCAGATTTTACAGATACCCGTATTTCAAATTGTCTTAAAactaacataaaactccatataaaatagtttagataaataaaatacatttttatatcaaatccaatttaaaaatgaataaatataaatataaaattgctcTCTCCGTGCAGCACACAGTGTAATAAACAGCACGTTgccactagaggccgctctcgtaatgacagtggACCGGAAGCCAgtatctgtatggatttttgctgatagctggTTGTTCCAGCAATTAACTATCAGCGCCGATTAATCGGCCATAACGAtgaatcggtcaacctctaacTCAAATCATGATGAGGATTTGATGTCAAGAATTAAATTGCGTCATAATTTATGCAGAAGCATCAGAGTTATAAACTTTGACTCCTAACTTGCATTACAGTAAAATCAGATCTTTCATATATTCTGTGAAATGGAAGATAGTAAAATGTACCCTGCAATGTTTCCACCTTTCATGGATccttatggacaaaagtattgggacaactttttttttttccagccatatgtggttcttccacaaactgaaaacttggagacacacatctgtattggacgtctttggatgctgtagcatgaaattttcccttcacttgaactctgagactcaaacctgttccagcatgaccatgccctTGTGctcaaagcaaactccatgaagaagtgcttcacatgggtttggaattgtgtgtgaaagatcttgagtagtCTGGTAaaagatctctgacctcaaccctagcGAACAGCTTCGGGGTGAATTTTTCACGCAggcatcagtatctgactttactgtAACACCCTCGTGACTtgatgaatctcacacaaatctccacaagcacactgtaAGATCTTGtagaaaatcttcccagaagagtggaggttgttagaacagcaaatgggcactaaatgtggaatgggatgttcaaaaagcagctcatatcaatcttatgctcaggtgtccattcACTTTGCGTTTTTCTGTTATAGGGATATAATCAATCGACTGATCACGAGCTGAACTCTGCTGCATGTCAGGTCACATCACTTTCCTTTAACAGCACAATGCCCAAGTGGAATTTCTTACACATCCGCAGCCAAAGCACATGGAAGACCGGAAGTAAACTCTGCAGCACAATGATGGAACGACAACACGTTATTtgcacacgtgcgcacacagaGTCAGGATATTAACTCTAAATACAGTTGTACAGGATATGAGCTGCCACAAAGGTGGAGCTTCCTcctcacataaacacacactaacacacttcgGGGAAGGAAGAAACCACTTGTATACACTGGGCACGGGTCAAGCAGACACTTATGAGTGCGACATGTCGATCTATACGTTGTACtacttcacaaacacacacaaactgttgaacaaaacacaaaataacggTCACATTACCTTGAAACCATGAATGATTCTCCTGTGTTAGTTGTTACTACGGGTAGCCCCCGAATTTAAGATGGAAATGCGTTCTGATGACCAAAtagtaacttgaaaatatcgtaagtGGAGACATGGCCACGCCTACCCAGGTGTCTAAAGGAACGGTGATCAGTATGGAGTAGTACACAGTCATTTGTTAAAGATTGAGCAAATTACTGTACATAATTTAGCCAAATGGAGCAGTTTACAGCTTAAACTTTACAGGTTCGTGGACAAGCGTCGGTTCGTGAGTGGAGGGCTGGGCCAGACGCGAAAACACGAAAAAATTTGCACAGTAACACGGAGACAAGGAGTCCCAAAGTATCATGCGAAAATTCAAATGtgggaaaatgtttatatttgtaccAATTTTTTGTATCGCTATCGTCGTCGTAAGAACGAAAAATTTAAACCCAAACCTTTTGGGGGCTACTACTCCCAATCTAACTACTCGATACTTTTAGCCGCATAAACAATCCAAATGCCGGCCGCCAGTCTGTCATCAGTCATAATTTAACAACACATAGTCATAATTATGTCACCTTGCAGTCGAATTCGGATACTACATTTTTCTCCTGGTGGTAACTGATGGTCAATTTGACTGGTCATTTTTAACTAAATTTATCAGTGTTcaattattagtttatttttaaaacatgtcaATTGGGAATTGTTAAATGTCTGTGCAGACGTTTTTTCCCTGAAACTGAAAATGTGTTCGGACCGATAACTCAAACCGGGTATCGTTACAGTCTACTGAAGAAAATGCGAAAGAAAAATGACAAACTCGACTTACTGTGCACGTGAAAAAGAACTCCAGGTTTGCCTTTTTGCCTGAGGTGTCAAAGCGACAGGGGGCGGAGCTGTAGAAATGGGTGGGGCTTCATTCCAGGGACCTAGAGATGCTGGTGTCTTCACAGTAAACTCTTCCGTGATCAGGTTCTGGAAATAGAGCTTTTTAGAGGAAGTGTGCTGAGAACTGGCACTTGGAGAGCACGGAGTTGGAGAGGGTGTTCTTCTTGCAGAAGGATTTAAAGGACTACTGGCATTCCCACGACTCTGAACTCTTTTGCTGACAGCCAGAGCAAAGAGAGATGTTGAGTTTGGAGGGGAATGCTCAGTGCTGGGATCAGGTTTGGACTTTGAGAGAGACTGAACTGAATTGGGTTGGTGATTATGAGGATTGGTTTGGAAAAAGCTTGTGTTAGGTGTGTCAGAATTGGAGATGTGAAGGTTAGAGGAACGCTGTACATCCCAGTAGGGGTCTTTGTTATATGAAACATCAGATGTAGGGTCACGCTGAGGGTCAGAGTCGCATAAATTTGGGTTGTAAATAGGGAAAACATTTCCTGCTTCATGTTCCTCAGTTTCCTCTTTCCTGAAACTCTCAGTTTCCTCCAAATTCTCAGTGTCTTCCACTTCCCAgcaatcatcataatcatcttcCATTTCTTGATCAAGCACCTTTCTAGACGTCTTTAAATCTCCTCCCTCCCAATGATCATCTGTTAGAAATCTCCTTCTCCTTGTTCTgaactcatccatccattctcTCCCGTCTTGATCGGCCGTCCCGTCTTTGTGCTCCGAATGATGTTTCTCGGAATTTACGTCCAGATTTAATTTCCCAAACCCTTCCTTGATACTCAGCACCTCACCAGTTTCCacttcattttcaaattcagcATCATCTTTTTCAAACGTCTCCATTTGCTCAACCTCTCCGGATTCTGACCCACTTCCTTCCAGATTTCCTCCTGGATCTTCATTGGTAGTCTCCGAAGTTTCCATCGTGATGAGAAACTCGTACTGTCTCGTGTTTTGTGGTCTTCTCTGGGGCACCACGGTGAAGGTGGTGAGGCCGTCTCTCTGAGAGCCGTGTCTCAGGAGCTTACAGCCAGGGGGCACCACAGGATCACCATCCAGAGACCCAGACACTAGGGAATGGCTTAAGGCTGGGGGTGGATGTGTGATGGACCTAAAGAGAGGAGATGATGAGAGCGAAGAAAGAGATGAATGAAAAGCGAAGcatgaaacatgaaaaacatgaaaaagtaACCGCTGCACCTTGGAGAGTGTACAATAAAATTTCATTTAGAAGTGTATTTTAACATGCTTTTGACTTGTTCCTTCACAGCAAATTATCTTCCAAATGTCGTTCTAAGAGTTTCTGGATTTTAGAACATGCAGTGTGAGATTACATGCAGTGCAGAATCGCGCCTAGAAGCCAAAAGCAATAAGAACGGTGTTGTGATACCCGTCAAACGAGACGTGTCTCCGCTCCATGGTTTTCATTCGGTCAGTAAATTCGGACAGGACCTCGTTCATCAGAGTGGACACCGGGATGGACGAGCAGGTCGGTTTCTTGAAAGTAGCGTTCTCCTCTTCGTCCTCTAGAAAGCCTCCTGTATACGAGCTTTCTGATTAGAAACAACACACACCGCTTACGACCTTCAACCTGCTGTTCTACCGCTTTCTCCTTGTGTGCGCACCAGGGAAGGTCGGGGAAGGTCAAATTCTGGGATTCGCATCGCAGTTTTTGATACAAAGTTGTACCACGACGCatcgttttgaacatatttgcgtCGGAAAAACAATTTCcgtataattattagtagatgcgctatattttttattatttagaaagtgaccaataatttgtgactaatattcgatatgtagatcgatttctcctcgctaaacctTTTGTCTCGGCACCgccgctgctacgtgaatatgacgtatcgcaacGCTACGGAGAAAgaggcatgtcctgagagtcacttagaatacagattaacatggcagaggtagagctgtaactcctgcagacacaacagtaCCATATTAAACTGCatataatcacatttttttcacattggTAGGTGCTTTTTATGGATCGTCGGCTACGTATTGAAATACTAATCACATCGGCCTCAGACATGAAGACGGACATCCCTAGTGcgcacacacttttttaatcAAAACATAAAGCATACTGTATAATCCGGAGATTTCAAGCCTAAAATGTcactaaaatatttagaatttcctttttctttaaaaacgaACAGTTCCTTTTTATTGATGATGGTAATAACAGACACGGCGCTGAACACAAGAGcaacatgaatatatataaaaaaaaaaagctacaacagaaatattacatcaaaagcaaacaaagcagaaaaataataatcatttattacaacagtcctgtttttttgttgtttttaaaagtgCGCAATATAGAAAAGGTTATAATGACAAGGTGAAACCGAACCAGATTTCCCGATTGATCGATATTTAATTACTGAAGCGAGACATCAGTAAATGCAAGCTGATGAGTGTCATGTTTGAAGAAAGATGGTGGTATTTATAAGGCATTTCCAAAGGGACTCGTTTTATTTTCTGGATGTACGGACAAAAATAACAAacgcagacattttttttttccctcaattaTCGGGTAACGGTTTTGAAGCGAATCACGTCTTTAGATACTGAATGCTTTTGTCATCCTACAAAATTTACGGAATCACATGATAATTATGATTAAGACCAAATGTGTGCTATAattatatctgtaataaattacTATTTGGctcatatatttataaaaaatttatcaaTCAATTTACGAGATTAATGTTTACATTCAGGGGCATGTCATACAGCATCAGAGGTAACATTCCATCTATGTCTAGCCTTTTTAGTCCATTCATGACGAGTAGAGTAGGACAGGCAGGCCTGATCCTGGATCGGCTTCTCCGAGACACACACAAGGCAAGGACGAGAGCACAGGATCGATAACATGACTGACGCCGAGACAAACATAACAAAAAGGTGACAAAGCAGACATGAAGAGACCCAGAGGCAGAAGAGGAGTAGAAAGAAGACAGGATCTGCCCTTCACCAGTGAGCTGGACAGTAAGACAGAAGCAACAGTGATGGAGCCATGTTGTCTCCTAAGCGCCCTCTCCTGGCAGGACAGTGTCTGCACACAAGCACAGAGGCAAGCCAGCACTTACTCAATGTTCTTGGAATATGTAGCGTTCCTGACATCTCCCTTATACTTTCAAGTGATTCcataagtatatataaataattatacatataataatgtcGAAGCATTTACCTTTATCATCAGAAGGGTCTGGAAGGGAGGAACTTGTGCATGGAGGGGGTGGGGCTCTACGTTTGTGCCTCTTCAGAGACGACTCGGCGGACGAGACCCGACTCAGCACACCCTGAACACACCCCACACAAAACGTGTTTGTGATCAAATACACCCCCTCATTgccatgttttattttccttccaCAAACCAACATATGATCCATCACATGGTTCGATCCTAGATTtattcaaacctgttccagcacgacaatgcacctgtgtacaaagccagcgcTGTGAAGATCTGTTTGACAAGGGTAGGAATGGacgagctccaaccctattgaacacctttgggttgaattggaacgctgcaccccaggcctaaAATCTAGTgtatcatcttcccagaagagtggaggatattataacagcaaatgggatgttcaaaaggaagcacacaccaatcttatggttaggtgtccacaaatttttgccATATAGTGCATGTTGAAACATACACCCTTAAAGTTGTCttttaaaatagatataaaCATCGCAAAAATAtgccaatattttttataatgcacCTGTTTGTCATCATCGGTGGACGGCAGTGCGACTTGTTGACCAGAGTTCAGTTCACAAGAGACGCTCCGGGAGCCGAGCATGCTGGGAGGCTGAGGGGCTCGTCTCTTCTTGGTCATTTCACAAGACGTCATGGATGAGGCGGAGTTTACTTCTGGACAACACGTCTCATTTCCATGCTGATCTTTCAGCACCAGAGAGCTGGCGACGTTCACGGCGGTGGTGTTCGGTGCAGTCTGGTGTGGCCGAACGaaaaaaggcagataaaaaaacagggcgaaacaggaaacaggatgTAGCAAAGGCTAATTAGATGTCTGAAGCAGATACAGAAGCGCCTGGAGGAACGCCCCGAATTCTGCTGAAATGAGTCGATTATAGAACTCATGGTTcataaaaacacaggaaaactGCCAGACCAAATATCTGCTCTGGACAAAACACACGACTCCTGTAGACACTCTGATTACTGATTAGTAATTCATTACAGCTCACGGCATTCGAGTTCAGCTTTAATTTGAGACAGCAAGCTCTCGGACCTCTTCCAGTGATTTCCTGCTTCTCCTGAACAAGCCGAGTAATCCCCTGTTCTCTTTCTCGCCCTGGACCTTCTCCTGTGACGCCGATTTATCCTTCTTGCAATCTGGACAGAGAAACACAAGCATGAAAAACTCTCAAAACCTTTCTGTCCAATGATGCATGCAGCAATGATGggaatttttttacaaaatgcaaaaaatatgatatgcagacaaaagtattggaacacctgattttttttgtggtaaaagttattttccaaactgttaccacaaagatggaggcacaccATTGTGTAGGATCCAATTTTCCCTTTCGCTTTCcttcaactaaaaaaacaaaccctaTTCCATCATGACAAATCTACTGCGCAcacagccagctccatgaagatacgctttacatgggttggaggtttgtagaagatcttgagtgtcctgcaatagagcttcctttcttttctttttacatttacagtatttggtgatgagatgctcttatccaaagcgacttccaattatcttattcatacaaccgagcagttgagtgttaagggccttgctcaagggcccagcagtgccaCCGTAGTAGTggtgagatttaaactcatctTTAAAGACgcctcctcatctcatctccatCAGTATCTGACCTTGCTGAAACCCTTGTAACTAgatgaatttccacaaaatctactggaacatcttcccagaagagtggagcttattataaacAGCAAACCTTTTCATTATTCCCACAAACTTCTGTCCCTATGGTGTAGATCTCCTGCTCTACAGAGATATTAACATTAACTCTACACAGACATGAAGATGGTCATGTTTAAGTCAGGGCTGTACCAAATGGTGTACCTTCAGTACCTTTATGAGTCAGAGTTGCTGGGTCAGGTGGAGAATTTGAAATAgctgtgaaaagagaaagaaaaaattatttacaagaTGATGTAGCAATAAGCTCTTGATTTTCACAGCTGAAATGGCAGGAACTAGAAAACCTGAAGCACATTTCCGAATGAAAAACCAGGACTGATTTCTTACTCTTAAATAAGGCAGGAGTATAAGCTGCACTTTATATCTAACTGTCTTCAAATCAATGTTTTGCTAACATTTGATACTTCAAGCAAGCAATGCATATGCAGTTCCTTCACAGGTTCTAGGAGCATGCAGCAATGTATCATGGAAAATGTAGAACGTTCCAGTAATGTTCTACATTTTCCATGACAAACATCTGCCTTTCGGAATCACAGTTATGCATTTAAATGCTAGCATCACAGTAATTGTCTTTAAAACAGTGTTTGCTAACAGTTCCTTCACTGGATCCAGAACTTCTCAAACATGTTCCACGAGAAACATCTTCCTTTTCGCATACAGGTCTCTGATGCCGTCAGTGATCCGTGACTGAATCACTAATATAAATGCATGTAAACGCTAGCTTCACAGTATGACTGTCTTTAGAACAATGCTTTGCTAACATCTGATACCCTCAAGCTAGCAATGCATGTTGGGGAACAGTTCCTTCACCGACTTCCAAAACCGCTTTACATTTTCTCTACATTCAGCAGGTTGAGGGTGAAGGGCTTTGCGTGgaagcttggtgtggctgggatttgaactcatgacctgaTTTGGATCgaaaagtccaatgccttaactatTTAGAACATTTCCATGACATCTACCTTTGGCATACAGGTCTCGGATGGCGTAGTCATTGAGAGTTTTAGTCAGGTCCAGCGGCTCTTCTGATTGGCTGTCTCTTAACAACAGGGTGCTTTTCGGATCCATCTCGCACTTTTCACACACAGCAGGCATTAACTCGGCCAGGGGAACCTGTGGACTGACTCGCACCACGGCCTTGTGGGACTTCCTGTAGTTAATCATCAGACGCACTGTGGCCTGCAGGTTTCGAAGTGTTAGAATAGAACAAGTTCAGCTCACAAACAATAAGCTGAGAATTAGAACACAAACGGGGCATGCTGTTCTAGAAAATAAAGTTATTCCACAGCGATTTGTCCAGTGAACAGAGTACTCATAGTGAGTATAAACAAAATGCCAGGCTTTTTATGCACTTATCAGGGATGTGGATCTGCATAACGGAGCCTGATTCGATTCGCATCACCTCAGCcgacgatacattaaagatacatgtGACGCAGCTACCGACGCAacgcgatacgattcaccctcATTACGATAcaatttcgatttgattcaacacaatgcgattcaattgaaaaatatgatgctctgaaTTTTAATATGGTGTTGATAGTTCACATATTTCTTCGGTTCAGAAACagagcaaatcatcaatttacttaagtgacTTCTGAGTTCTAACCTCTTTCACAAACGTctgccatttttatttgtattctatgtgactctcaggacacgcgaAACAGTTCAGCAAAGACAAATCAATCTAGATAtcaattattggtcactttctgaagaaaaaaaaaaaagtatagcgcatctatgAATAAttctataataacaatatacaaATTTATTAACTTTTATGTCGATGCACTGATAAATCTTTGAATTTTACGAATCCTACCATTAATCTGATGTTTTGGAACGTCTATGGAACAAGATCTATTTTCGAGCAGCTCTAAACGTTCCCTtgaatacagtattttttaaaaaagacttCTCCGAAAATGGTCCAATTCACCTCAGAAAGCACTTTCATCGAAACTCTGACAGACATTTGATGTGAAATggttgttgctatagaaacaataagcTATTTCAAGCAGcatatgtaaaataaacatttggaaTTGTTACATGAAATGTCTCGGCCAATCAGAAATGAGGATTCGTCGGCACAGTGGTAGAAATGAAAAGAACGGACGAAAAAGCGTGACAAAAAGACGTACGGTTTCATCTCGGCTTACCACAGGAACGTGAGGGACTTTCTTGCTGTCGCTTCGTTTAGGTTTCAGCATAATGAGCTCGGCTTCCAGCGAGCCAATCAGAGAGCTGGGTTTGAATTTTAGCTTGT
It encodes:
- the cobll1a gene encoding protein cordon-bleu isoform X4; this translates as MEQVDLIERNLTLTVLLPEGHERTVTVHGSKPVMDVLVILCARYHLNPSDHVLELFSTNHNKLKFKPSSLIGSLEAELIMLKPKRSDSKKVPHVPVATVRLMINYRKSHKAVVRVSPQVPLAELMPAVCEKCEMDPKSTLLLRDSQSEEPLDLTKTLNDYAIRDLYAKAISNSPPDPATLTHKGTEDCKKDKSASQEKVQGEKENRGLLGLFRRSRKSLEETAPNTTAVNVASSLVLKDQHGNETCCPEVNSASSMTSCEMTKKRRAPQPPSMLGSRSVSCELNSGQQVALPSTDDDKQGVLSRVSSAESSLKRHKRRAPPPPCTSSSLPDPSDDKGGFLEDEEENATFKKPTCSSIPVSTLMNEVLSEFTDRMKTMERRHVSFDGSITHPPPALSHSLVSGSLDGDPVVPPGCKLLRHGSQRDGLTTFTVVPQRRPQNTRQYEFLITMETSETTNEDPGGNLEGSGSESGEVEQMETFEKDDAEFENEVETGEVLSIKEGFGKLNLDVNSEKHHSEHKDGTADQDGREWMDEFRTRRRRFLTDDHWEGGDLKTSRKVLDQEMEDDYDDCWEVEDTENLEETESFRKEETEEHEAGNVFPIYNPNLCDSDPQRDPTSDVSYNKDPYWDVQRSSNLHISNSDTPNTSFFQTNPHNHQPNSVQSLSKSKPDPSTEHSPPNSTSLFALAVSKRVQSRGNASSPLNPSARRTPSPTPCSPSASSQHTSSKKLYFQNLITEEFTVKTPASLGPWNEAPPISTAPPPVALTPQAKRQTWSSFSRAQMKNLEQI
- the cobll1a gene encoding protein cordon-bleu isoform X1, encoding MEQVDLIERNLTLTVLLPEGHERTVTVHGSKPVMDVLVILCARYHLNPSDHVLELFSTNHNKLKFKPSSLIGSLEAELIMLKPKRSDSKKVPHVPVATVRLMINYRKSHKAVVRVSPQVPLAELMPAVCEKCEMDPKSTLLLRDSQSEEPLDLTKTLNDYAIRDLYAKAISNSPPDPATLTHKGTEDCKKDKSASQEKVQGEKENRGLLGLFRRSRKSLEETAPNTTAVNVASSLVLKDQHGNETCCPEVNSASSMTSCEMTKKRRAPQPPSMLGSRSVSCELNSGQQVALPSTDDDKQGVLSRVSSAESSLKRHKRRAPPPPCTSSSLPDPSDDKESSYTGGFLEDEEENATFKKPTCSSIPVSTLMNEVLSEFTDRMKTMERRHVSFDGSITHPPPALSHSLVSGSLDGDPVVPPGCKLLRHGSQRDGLTTFTVVPQRRPQNTRQYEFLITMETSETTNEDPGGNLEGSGSESGEVEQMETFEKDDAEFENEVETGEVLSIKEGFGKLNLDVNSEKHHSEHKDGTADQDGREWMDEFRTRRRRFLTDDHWEGGDLKTSRKVLDQEMEDDYDDCWEVEDTENLEETESFRKEETEEHEAGNVFPIYNPNLCDSDPQRDPTSDVSYNKDPYWDVQRSSNLHISNSDTPNTSFFQTNPHNHQPNSVQSLSKSKPDPSTEHSPPNSTSLFALAVSKRVQSRGNASSPLNPSARRTPSPTPCSPSASSQHTSSKKLYFQNLITEEFTVKTPASLGPWNEAPPISTAPPPVALTPQAKRQTWSSFSRAQMKNLEQI
- the cobll1a gene encoding protein cordon-bleu isoform X3, whose amino-acid sequence is MEQVDLIERNLTLTVLLPEGHERTVTVHGSKPVMDVLVILCARYHLNPSDHVLELFSTNHNKLKFKPSSLIGSLEAELIMLKPKRSDSKKVPHVPVATVRLMINYRKSHKAVVRVSPQVPLAELMPAVCEKCEMDPKSTLLLRDSQSEEPLDLTKTLNDYAIRDLYAKAISNSPPDPATLTHKGTEDCKKDKSASQEKVQGEKENRGLLGLFRRSRKTAPNTTAVNVASSLVLKDQHGNETCCPEVNSASSMTSCEMTKKRRAPQPPSMLGSRSVSCELNSGQQVALPSTDDDKQGVLSRVSSAESSLKRHKRRAPPPPCTSSSLPDPSDDKESSYTGGFLEDEEENATFKKPTCSSIPVSTLMNEVLSEFTDRMKTMERRHVSFDGSITHPPPALSHSLVSGSLDGDPVVPPGCKLLRHGSQRDGLTTFTVVPQRRPQNTRQYEFLITMETSETTNEDPGGNLEGSGSESGEVEQMETFEKDDAEFENEVETGEVLSIKEGFGKLNLDVNSEKHHSEHKDGTADQDGREWMDEFRTRRRRFLTDDHWEGGDLKTSRKVLDQEMEDDYDDCWEVEDTENLEETESFRKEETEEHEAGNVFPIYNPNLCDSDPQRDPTSDVSYNKDPYWDVQRSSNLHISNSDTPNTSFFQTNPHNHQPNSVQSLSKSKPDPSTEHSPPNSTSLFALAVSKRVQSRGNASSPLNPSARRTPSPTPCSPSASSQHTSSKKLYFQNLITEEFTVKTPASLGPWNEAPPISTAPPPVALTPQAKRQTWSSFSRAQMKNLEQI